The Alistipes megaguti sequence GACAAGGCATTGATCTCTCCAGTCTTATCCTTTATACCAACTACCAACTTTCCACCATGTGAATTACTGAACGCCACTAACTCACAGGCAATATCATATTTGTCGAGAATGCGTTCCTTGAACTGCACCCACGATACCTCGCCAGCGTTTATCTGTTTCAATATATCGTCCATCATTCTTTGATACATTCTTTGTTCAACAAATCGTTTACATCCACTTTCAGCAAATCAGAAATCCGTATTAAGGTTTCCAAGTCTGGTTGGCAAGTGTTGGTGCACCATTTAGAAATGGTTGCTTGGTCTTTACCCAACATTTCTGCCAACCACTTGTTTGAGTGCCTGGTTACTGCCAACATTATCTTCAATCTGTTTACATATTTCTTTGCCATACTTTTATAGATATATAATTCGTATGCAAAAATACAATAATTATTCTAAATATTGCTGTGATATTTTCAAAAAGTTTATTTTAAAGGCTATTTATTGAAGATTTCGCCATTTTTAGAAA is a genomic window containing:
- a CDS encoding helix-turn-helix transcriptional regulator, whose amino-acid sequence is MAKKYVNRLKIMLAVTRHSNKWLAEMLGKDQATISKWCTNTCQPDLETLIRISDLLKVDVNDLLNKECIKE